ACACTGCATTTAGGTGAGTATCCCATCACACTAATTGTTACTGATAATGAAGGCAATACCGACTCTGATGATGTTGTGATCTCAGTGATCGACAATTATCTCCCAACTGCTCACGCAGGAGAGGATCAGACGGTCATCGATATGGATGGGAATGGTTCAGAATCCATTGTTCTTGATGGTTCGGCCAGCACGGACAGTGATGGCGATATAGTCAGTTATAGCTGGTCTGAGGCAGGGGCTGAATTAGCCACTGGAGAGCAGATTACTCTAAATCTCGGCATTGGGGTTCACCTCATCACATTAACGGTCACTGATAACGATGGCGGTCAGGGTACAGATGCCCTCACCATACGGGTGAATCGCAACCTTCCCACCTCTGCACCAGCCATTTATTATACTGGCACAGCAATCGTCATCGATGACCAGGTTGATGCAACCTGGGTCAATACACCTGAAATGGGTATCAACAATGTTACAGTAGGTGCCCGAACTGCAGACTTCCAGGCACAGTGGAAGGCAATGTATGATGCTGATAATCTCTATCTCCTGGTAGAAGTGAATGATGAGGTTCTGATCAATGATTCTGGTGCCGGCTGGTATATGGATGATGGCGTAGAAGTTTTTATTGATGCGGATAATAGCAGCGGCGGTGTTTATGATGGTATCAATGATTTCCAATTCGGGTTTCGTTGGGATGATGATGAAATCAAAATCGGGAATAATTCTGTGAACAATACCACGGGCATTGAATTTGTTCAATATGCAACCCCGGTGGGCTATAACCTGGAGGTGAGCTTCCCCTGGAGCCTGTTGGGCGTATCGCCGGATAATATTTCTATCATTGGATTCGATGTAGCTGTGGACGATGACGACAATGGCGGAGACCGTGAGTGTGCAGTTGCCTCCATCTTTACTACAGACAATGCCTGGCACAATCCCAGTGTATTTGGGAATGTCCCCCTGGTGGTAACTGTTGGAGTTGATGGGAATGGTGATCACACCCAGCCCAGGGAGTTCGCTCTTCATCAGAACTTTCCCAACCCATTCAACCCGAGTACTGCTATTCGATATGAACTACCTCGCTCTAGTGAAATTCAGATTCTGGTCTACAACACGCTTGGACAGGAGGTTAGCAGCTTATTTCAGGGGGTTAAATCGGCAGGGAATCATGAACTCATCTTCAATGCTCAAGGACTTAGTTCAGGTATTTACTTTGTCATTTTACAGGTTGGCAATGAACAACTGAAACAGAAGATACTTCTAATAAAATAACTCGTTGCGCCATATAATTACAAAGCTCTTCCTTCACGAGGGGCTTTGTAATACTGACTTGTTTTCCTGAAATCGAGGTAAGATTTATCTATCCCGGGGTGGTGGCGCGCCGGAATCAGGTCCCTGCCCGCGTGGCGGTGGTCTTCTATCGTTGGCTTGAGCATCAGGATGTGGAATTCTTCCTTCACCTTCCATCCTCTGGGGTGGTGGTGGCTGTGAGCCTCCTCGCATCAATTCACCAGCCAGCTCTTTCAAGCGAGTCTGTTGTTCAGGGGTACAGAGCGCATTGAGCTGGACAAAGTGGTTGTACAAGGCCCGATCCATATCGACATGGATACTTGAAATATTATGTACAAGCTCATCAGCTCGTATTGAATCCGTCATGGGTTCGAAGGCCTCTGAGACAAGCAGTTCCAGTGAATCAGCCAGAGATGACAGGAGTGGATGGGCGTTGTCAAAATGTTGTTTTCTGATGGAGTGCATGGCTTGTGTTTGACTGTCCGTCAGCCCAAGCTCCTTTTTTAAAAAGCCTTCCAATCCCATTGGATGATCGGGGCCATCCCGCCCTGGTCTTTTATTGATTATCATGCTGGAAATAAGTGCCAGGTTCAAAATTACCAATAAGGTGATGGTAATCTGCATCATTCTTTTTTGTTTGATAATATCCAGCATTTTATCACTCCCCTTCTTCACTTAGCAGGTAGGTATCAGCATAATTGAGACCGTACTGTGATGACAAATTTTCAATGTAATCAGACCGACCAGATGAGCTTGTCTCATTGGGAATAGCGATCCAGATCATCATGATCAGATTCAATGCCACAAGACCAACCAGCATCCCAGGTTTCACCGCACGGATCCACCACGCTTCAAACGCTGGTAAATTATGGTTAGCCTCATCCTCAATGCGATTTTTCAGACGATCATAAAACCAGGGATCCATTTCTGGTGGGTCATCCTGGTGAAAGGCATCCAGTGTCAGTTTGACCTGTTCCTGGATCTCATCATGGTTGCTTTTTTTCATAGCTTCCTCAATTCTTAAACTCTCTATCCATCCCCTCAACGGGAAAAATGTCCTGTGAGGTGTTTTTTTAAATTCTTACGCCCCCGATGCAGCAATCCCTCAATTGATGACACAGAGGTGTTCATTATATCAGCAACCTCCTGATTGCTGTAATCCTCATAGTTGCTCAGGGTGATGGCCACGCGCTGATTCTCTGGCAATTTTGCTACAGCCCGGGCCAATATCCGATTTCGCTCTGCATCCATGAGCTCAGTTTCTGGAGTAGAATCATCAGCAACATCAACTTCGCCTTCAGCACTGCCGATTGACAGCAGGGCTTTTACAGAACCCAACCTGCGTTTACGATTCTGCTTTCGAATCAGATCCAGGCTTTTGGTCACGGCAATGCGATAAATCCACGTTGAGAGTTGGGCATCACCCCTGAAATCATCCAGTGATTTGTAGACCTGGATGAACACTTCCTGGGAAACATCCTGGGCATCTTCTCGGGATCTCAAAAAACGATAGCACGTACTGTATACCCGCTCCTGATGTTCAAGAACGACCCTGCGAAAATCTGTTTTTTCAGATGTTGTTTGCTTCGTATTCACTCCAGAATCCTGGTTTTCCTCAATATAGGGTGGTTCCACACATGGGACACAACATCATTTAATCATCAAAAACAGTCCTGCAACCCTTCTGACGTCCTTTTTTTCAAAACCTTTTGCTCAAAATTGTAATAATTAAAAGTGCAAGGTTTGGACTTAGCAGACGTCTCAAGCAACAGAACGAGACCTTCAATAAAAGGCAAAAAGGAGCATATCATGCACACTAAAATCTTAAAGAGAACCATCATACTAATCAGCTTGTTAATAATGACCAGCATCGGCCTGGCACAGCGTAACCAGGGATCACCCCCACAACCCTCTGAGCAGCAGATCAAGCAGATGATTGAGGAGCTTTCCAGCGAGCTGGATCTCTCTGCAACGCAAAGATCTCAAGTCAGTAAACTTTTCACTAAGCACTTTGAGGAGATGAAATCCAAACAAACTAAAAAATCTGGAGGCAAACGTCCAGGTCGTGCAGCCATGGAGAGCTCACGACAGAGATTTGAAGGACAGATCAGGCAAGTGCTCTCACCTGATCAGATAGAAGCTTATGATAAATTTCTGCAAAGTTACGGTCCGCAATCACAACGGCCAAAACGATAAACAGATTCCAAGGGAGTATAACAAAATGAAGCCAATGACTTTTTTCAGTATGCTTTTCTTGATAGGCTTACTCACAAGCTGTGATGATGCTGTCACGGAGCCATCCTTGAACATCGATGACCTGGAATTTGAGCCCACAGACTGGACCACTGAATCCCACGGTAAAAGTGCAACTCCAAATTTTGGTGAAGTCTTTGACAACTCTGCAGTTAAAAGACTGGATATTGTAATCTCCGAAAATAACTGGCAAGTCATGCTGGATGATATGACCAATCTGTATGGAGCGTTTGGTTCTAGCGCCGGAGGTCCTCCCGGGGGCCCTCCTGGTGGTGGTCCAGGGGGACAGTTTATAGAAACGGAAGATCCAATTTTTGTGCCTGCGGATGTCTTTTACAATGATATCCAGTGGTATAAGGTTGGTGTACGTTTTAAAGGAAATTCCAGTTTACAAAGCAGTTGGCAGGCAGGTATCCTGAAGCTCTCCCTGAAACTGGATTGTGATGAATTTGAAGACGATTACCCCCAGATAAACAACCAGCGATTTTTTGGTTTCAAGAAACTCAGCCTGAAGAACAATTATGAGGATAAATCATTTCTCAGGGAAAAAGTAACAGCAGAAATATTCAAGGACGCAGGACTGGCTATTTCTCATACGGCTTTCTATGAGGTGTACATAGATCGGGGTGATGGTCCTGAATATTTCGGTCTCTATACCATGGTTGAAGAAGTTGATGATACTGTCATTGATACCCAATTTTCAAGTGATGATGGAAATCTTTATAAACCTGAAAATACAGGGGCCAGTTTTATGTCTGGAACCTTTAATGAAACTGATTTTACCAAGAAAACCAATGAGGATGAAGGGAACTGGTCAGATATACAGGCATTATTTACTGTCCTCCATGATGAGACCCGACTGACTGATGCCGAGTTGTGGAGAAGTAGCCTGGATTCCATTTTTGATACTGATGTTTTTCTTAAATATCTTGCAGTTAACACCGTTGTTCAGAATTGGGATACCTATGGACGCATGACCCACAATTATTATCTCTACAACAATCCAGATAATGGGAAACTGACCTGGATTCCCTGGGATAACAATGAAGCGCTTCAGGAAGGCAAAATGGCAGGTTCGCCCGCACTGGATTTTTCAGATGTTGTATCCGACTCCTGGCCACTTATCGGATACCTCTATGCTGATGATGTATACCGAGCTAAATATGATGCCTTTGTCGGCGAGACCAGAACAGGGGTCTTCGAGCCTCTCACCATCCAGAGTAAATATGGAGCGTATGCTAATCTTGTTGAGCCCTATGCTACCATAGAACAAACTGGATTCACCTTTTTGCAGAACGCCGGAGAATTCCAACAGGCAATTACAACATTGAACAGTCACGCAGATAGTCGTGCCAGCGCCGTTGATAACTATTTATACTAAACGAGTTTTTTTGAGGATAAAAAAATGAACAGGTCAATTCGAAAAATTCAGTCCAGCTTGATGAGCCTTTTGCTCTTATTGCTGGTCAGTCAAAGTCTTTTCGCACAGTCATATAAAATCGTTGATACAGGTCAAACCATCTTTTATGACAACCAGAATGAAATCAGCGAACCTCAACCAGGGGAGTCCTTTTATGGCCAGGATGCCTCCTTCAGCGGTCACCAACCCGAATACACTGATAATGGAGATGGTACTGTTACCGATAATGTGACTGGTCTCATGTGGCAGCAGAGCGCGGATCTTACTGGCGATGGTATCATCAATATTGATGATAAACTTAGCCACGCAGAGGCGCTGGCCGGAGCTGACACCTTCAGCCTGGCTGGTTATTCGGACTGGCGCTTACCTTCAATCAAGGAAGCCTATTCTCTGTTCATGTTCACGGGTGAAGATCCCAGTGGCTATCAAGGCACGGATACTGAAGGATTAATTCCTTTTATCCATACAGACTTCTTTGATGTGGCTTATGGCGACACTGATGCAGGGGAGCGAATTATTGATGGTCAATTCGCAAGTAGTACAGTTTATATGGGAACCACCATGAATGATGATTCCGCCATGTTTGGGGTCAATTTTGTAGATGGTCGCATCAAGGGCTATCCCATGGGTCCCATGCCGGGGCAAACTGAGGACAAGCAATTCTACGTGCTTTATGTTCGAGGTAATGAAGCCTACGGAATAAACGATTTCACAGATAACGGTGATGGTACTGTGAGTGATGAAGCCACTGGTCTCATGTGGATGCAGGAGGATAGTCAGATCGGTATGGATTGGGAGGCAGCTTTGGAGTACGCCCAAACCAAAAACACTGAGAATTATCTTGGCTATAATGATTGGCGAGTTCCAGATGCCAAGGAACTTCACAGCATTCTTGATTACACGCGTTCACCCCAAACCACCAACTCGCCTGCCATTGATCTCGTTTTTTCCTGCACGTCAATCACAGATGAGGGCGGAAGTGAGAATTATCCCTTCTATTGGTCAAGCTCAACTCATGCCAACATGCAGAATGGTGCCTGGGGTGCTTATGTTTGCTTCGGAGAAGCCCTGGGTTTCATGGAAGAGCCCTTCCCGCCCTTTAATGTTTCATTGTTGGATGTCCATGGGGCAGGCGCTCAACGCAGCGATCCCAAGACAGGTGATGCAGATGATTATCCTCAGGGGCATGGGCCCCAGGGTGATGTGGTTCGCATCGATAACTTTGTGAGATTGGTTCGTGATATCCAGACGTCGTCCGGCCTGAATGACAACTCTCAGAAGGAGTCTCCAATTTCATTTTCTCTGACTCAGAATTATCCCAATCCTTTTAACCCTTCCACCTTGCTGGAGTATAGCCTCCCCATCGGTGCACACGTTGAGATCAGGGTCTATAATGTGCTTGGGCAGGAAGTAGCAACTCTAGTCAACGAGTATCAAGAGGGAGGAAAGCATAGCGAGCTGTTTTATACCGAGGGGCTAAGTAGTGGATCCTACTTCTATGTTTTTGAATCCGATGGATGCAGGGAAATACGCCGAATGGTGTTATTAAAATAAATACACCTGAATATGGATGAATAGGGAGTTCTCAACAATTTTGCTATTCTTCCATAGTCAACGGGCATTCAACTGATTATCCTGTCAATGTTATCGCCTTATCGTCGTACTGATTGCACAGACTTTCTCCTGATTCCATAGACCAGGAGAAACAGACCAACCAGGATTACCCAGTCCCCCAATAGTGAATATATCGTTTGTTGACCCTTTAATGGGACACTTGATACGAGAATTTTTTCATCTGAATTGAAGTCGCTCAGTTGCCCAAGAACGCGCCCATATGGATCAACCGTTGCTGAAAGCCCCCAACGAGTAGATCGAATCAGGCTAAAACCGCCTTCTATGGCTCTCATTGCAGCCATTTGGGTGTGGATGGGGTCGATGCCACGCCAATCTGATGATGGCACTGCCACCAGATCAGCTCCCAATTTTGATATATCCCGACCCAGTACCGGAAAATCAAGATCATAGCAGATTGCACCACCCAAACGAGTGCCATCCATATTGTACACTGTGTGTGGTTCGGTTCCTTTGGTACAGGGCTCTCCAGGAACAGGTTCATGTTTTAGGTAGGTGCTTCGGATAGATCCTGTGGAGTCTATAATGATGTACTTGTTTTCATAGAAAAATGGTTCCGTACTGATTAGAATAACATAGCTGACCACGGCTGTGATATTTAGCGAGTCAGTTAACCGTGAAACCTCTGCTTGGAAGTCAGCTTCTTCATCTGGTAGGAGACCTGTTGCACCCTCAGTCCAAACAACCAGCTTTGCACCAACATCACTGGCTATACGCATGCGCTCAAATATTTTTACCCGATTCGTGTTCCGGACGTCTAAGGAAGGTAGTTCAGGACCACCGATCTTTGAGTTTGTACCCACCGTTGCAACTTGTAGACTTTCATATTCAGTATTATCAGCCCGAGTTAGTCTTAATGTCCCAAACATGCTTAATACTAATATTGGGATTGCAATTTTAACCAAACGGGCTTTTAAAAACCCATCTCTGATACCTTCATATATTTGATAGGCTATGAAGTAGATAACAAAGGACAATATCCAGATCCCACCGATGGATAGTATTTGGAGCCAGACTATATTATTAATCTGTGTATTAGCAGCAGCGCCCCAAGAACCGAAGGGGGTAAAGTTTGATTGCAGCCATTCACCCATGACCATAAGTGTAGGAAACACCCATTGTGTTTTTTTACTCTGGGGAAATGATACGAAAGCCAGATAGGATCCAAATTTGACTGTGGCCAGGGGCAATCCATATCCAATAGCTATAAACCATGGTAGTGGAGAGGTGACTATTTTTAGGGTAGCCAGACTCCAGCCTAAAACCAGGAATCCAAAGAGCAGCGCCTTTGACCGCCAGCCACTGGTCCGATCGAGATAAAATAGAATGGGGATGGTTTCCAAAAAGATGAGGATGCCAAATCCGAATCTCATGTGGGTTACTGCTATGAGAGCGGCAGCAATTATGAGTAAGTATATTGGTTTAATGGTTTTCATGACAACTCCTAACGTTATATGTTATTTGAACACTGTTTGGTTTTATGTAAAAAAATTTAGCTGCTGAGACTATTCACAAAACGCGACAACATGCGTATCTCCATAGATTCAAAATCAGCATCATAGCCTTTTAAGTGAGTTAATTGCATCATGACGTGACCGTGGAGGAATACCCAATAGGTATAGCATATCTCTTCCACCCCTACTTCTTTGGCCAGATTAAGCTGGCCAGATTCCACCAGTTTGGATACCAGATTGAAAAGCACCATATAGGCTGAAGTTTCAGGTAATGCTTCATTTTCGCTTCTTCGGCCTGAAGAAAAAGAAGTAAACAGGAGCAGATAATCTTCTGGTTGATTTTTCGCAAATGCGATATACAGGGATCCAAGAGCAATAAGATCGTCAAGATTAGATCCCTGGGGTGTAAGAGCCTCCCGCATTTCTTTTTCAATTTGGAGTGCGATGGTTTTCAGGATGTCCTCTTTATTTGAAAAATATTCATACAGAGCAGCGGGGCTATAGTCACAATTTGCCGCAAGTCCTCTGAGTGAAAACTTTTCAACGCCATTTTTCCGAATCAGCTTTTTCGCCTCGGACAGGATATAGCGCCTGTTTTTTTCATGACGTCGTTGTCTCGTTGTCTTTTCATTTCCTAACATGGGGTGTATTCTAAACACCGTTCGGTAGACATGCAAACACTTTTTTTCTCAAATTCAGGCTAATGAATATTTAGAAAACTATGTGTCTTTATCCAGGATTGGTAGCTCAGAATCAGGTGTATCCAGATAGAAAAAGGCTGTCGCTGAATAATCATCACTGCGGTAAAAATTCATCCACCCATTGGGGAGGGTTGTGTCAGCCACATCAGGAACTGGGTCCATATCCTGCAACAACATGAGTCCCAGAGTACCATCGTCGTTGGCATAACCCTGGGTCACCGGGAGAAGCTCAGCCCCCTCGTCACGGATCTTGATCACCTCAGATCTGGAAGCCCCACCCATCCTCTGGATAGTCACCCTACACTCCTCCTCAAAGAAGATGGGGTCTGGAATGTGATATCGATAAATTGTAAAACGAGGGGACTCAGCCAGAAAACATCCCTGAAACTGATTGATGTAGGCGTTCAATCCCCAGGCACTCCCTGGATAGTCCTCGGCACCAGTACCATTCAGGGTTGGCAAATCTGTATCACCATCCAGGTAGACCTTCACCTCTCCCTCACCCCACCAGGTGTTTTTATACATGGGATTTGTAATAATGCCAATGTGACTTCCGAGGAATCTCCCTTTTCCCTTCACTTTTGGGAGAATCTCAAAATCAACACCCAATTCACTGTTCTCCTCACGATGCCAGGAAGCATGAAAGTACAACATGTCCTCATTATGCTCGGTCAAAACAAAATTGATATCGTAAAATAGTAGTCGAAGATGCCGTTCACTTGTATTGGTCAATTGAATGCGTGCACTCGTTTTAAAAGGCATTGGGATAATGCAATTGAAGGATCGACCCTCAGGATCAGAGAAAAGGGCATTTTCAAAGGGTATGGAATGGCCGAGGACATCTCCAAAAAAATCACCCATGGGAACCGAAACTGCTGGTGTCTCAGACTCGTCCCAAAACATCTCAAGTATCAGGGAGCGTAACATTTCTTCATCACGTTCAGTGTTGGTGATCCACATGCGTTGAACAATGCCACTACCCTGCACATCCAATAATACTTTTGTCTCCCCGGCCAGGACCTGATCAAAAGCATGACCTTTGGCTCCTTTGTTCCAGGTTCCACCTGCCCCTTTTTCCGCAGTGGGATTTTCAAAGCTGGCCCAACGCGGCGAGGCATTATGCTGAAATTC
The genomic region above belongs to Candidatus Neomarinimicrobiota bacterium and contains:
- a CDS encoding CotH kinase family protein yields the protein MKPMTFFSMLFLIGLLTSCDDAVTEPSLNIDDLEFEPTDWTTESHGKSATPNFGEVFDNSAVKRLDIVISENNWQVMLDDMTNLYGAFGSSAGGPPGGPPGGGPGGQFIETEDPIFVPADVFYNDIQWYKVGVRFKGNSSLQSSWQAGILKLSLKLDCDEFEDDYPQINNQRFFGFKKLSLKNNYEDKSFLREKVTAEIFKDAGLAISHTAFYEVYIDRGDGPEYFGLYTMVEEVDDTVIDTQFSSDDGNLYKPENTGASFMSGTFNETDFTKKTNEDEGNWSDIQALFTVLHDETRLTDAELWRSSLDSIFDTDVFLKYLAVNTVVQNWDTYGRMTHNYYLYNNPDNGKLTWIPWDNNEALQEGKMAGSPALDFSDVVSDSWPLIGYLYADDVYRAKYDAFVGETRTGVFEPLTIQSKYGAYANLVEPYATIEQTGFTFLQNAGEFQQAITTLNSHADSRASAVDNYLY
- a CDS encoding sigma-70 family RNA polymerase sigma factor, whose product is MNTKQTTSEKTDFRRVVLEHQERVYSTCYRFLRSREDAQDVSQEVFIQVYKSLDDFRGDAQLSTWIYRIAVTKSLDLIRKQNRKRRLGSVKALLSIGSAEGEVDVADDSTPETELMDAERNRILARAVAKLPENQRVAITLSNYEDYSNQEVADIMNTSVSSIEGLLHRGRKNLKKHLTGHFSR
- a CDS encoding apolipoprotein N-acyltransferase codes for the protein MKTIKPIYLLIIAAALIAVTHMRFGFGILIFLETIPILFYLDRTSGWRSKALLFGFLVLGWSLATLKIVTSPLPWFIAIGYGLPLATVKFGSYLAFVSFPQSKKTQWVFPTLMVMGEWLQSNFTPFGSWGAAANTQINNIVWLQILSIGGIWILSFVIYFIAYQIYEGIRDGFLKARLVKIAIPILVLSMFGTLRLTRADNTEYESLQVATVGTNSKIGGPELPSLDVRNTNRVKIFERMRIASDVGAKLVVWTEGATGLLPDEEADFQAEVSRLTDSLNITAVVSYVILISTEPFFYENKYIIIDSTGSIRSTYLKHEPVPGEPCTKGTEPHTVYNMDGTRLGGAICYDLDFPVLGRDISKLGADLVAVPSSDWRGIDPIHTQMAAMRAIEGGFSLIRSTRWGLSATVDPYGRVLGQLSDFNSDEKILVSSVPLKGQQTIYSLLGDWVILVGLFLLVYGIRRKSVQSVRR
- a CDS encoding DUF1566 domain-containing protein, producing MNRSIRKIQSSLMSLLLLLLVSQSLFAQSYKIVDTGQTIFYDNQNEISEPQPGESFYGQDASFSGHQPEYTDNGDGTVTDNVTGLMWQQSADLTGDGIINIDDKLSHAEALAGADTFSLAGYSDWRLPSIKEAYSLFMFTGEDPSGYQGTDTEGLIPFIHTDFFDVAYGDTDAGERIIDGQFASSTVYMGTTMNDDSAMFGVNFVDGRIKGYPMGPMPGQTEDKQFYVLYVRGNEAYGINDFTDNGDGTVSDEATGLMWMQEDSQIGMDWEAALEYAQTKNTENYLGYNDWRVPDAKELHSILDYTRSPQTTNSPAIDLVFSCTSITDEGGSENYPFYWSSSTHANMQNGAWGAYVCFGEALGFMEEPFPPFNVSLLDVHGAGAQRSDPKTGDADDYPQGHGPQGDVVRIDNFVRLVRDIQTSSGLNDNSQKESPISFSLTQNYPNPFNPSTLLEYSLPIGAHVEIRVYNVLGQEVATLVNEYQEGGKHSELFYTEGLSSGSYFYVFESDGCREIRRMVLLK
- a CDS encoding TetR/AcrR family transcriptional regulator — protein: MLGNEKTTRQRRHEKNRRYILSEAKKLIRKNGVEKFSLRGLAANCDYSPAALYEYFSNKEDILKTIALQIEKEMREALTPQGSNLDDLIALGSLYIAFAKNQPEDYLLLFTSFSSGRRSENEALPETSAYMVLFNLVSKLVESGQLNLAKEVGVEEICYTYWVFLHGHVMMQLTHLKGYDADFESMEIRMLSRFVNSLSS
- a CDS encoding periplasmic heavy metal sensor, which encodes MLDIIKQKRMMQITITLLVILNLALISSMIINKRPGRDGPDHPMGLEGFLKKELGLTDSQTQAMHSIRKQHFDNAHPLLSSLADSLELLVSEAFEPMTDSIRADELVHNISSIHVDMDRALYNHFVQLNALCTPEQQTRLKELAGELMRGGSQPPPPQRMEGEGRIPHPDAQANDRRPPPRGQGPDSGAPPPRDR
- a CDS encoding DUF2961 domain-containing protein; its protein translation is MRLSIPVLLTFILLSCGAQPDHLSNESTLFEFQHNASPRWASFENPTAEKGAGGTWNKGAKGHAFDQVLAGETKVLLDVQGSGIVQRMWITNTERDEEMLRSLILEMFWDESETPAVSVPMGDFFGDVLGHSIPFENALFSDPEGRSFNCIIPMPFKTSARIQLTNTSERHLRLLFYDINFVLTEHNEDMLYFHASWHREENSELGVDFEILPKVKGKGRFLGSHIGIITNPMYKNTWWGEGEVKVYLDGDTDLPTLNGTGAEDYPGSAWGLNAYINQFQGCFLAESPRFTIYRYHIPDPIFFEEECRVTIQRMGGASRSEVIKIRDEGAELLPVTQGYANDDGTLGLMLLQDMDPVPDVADTTLPNGWMNFYRSDDYSATAFFYLDTPDSELPILDKDT